Proteins encoded within one genomic window of Besnoitia besnoiti strain Bb-Ger1 chromosome II, whole genome shotgun sequence:
- a CDS encoding putative ethylene inducible protein (encoded by transcript BESB_036260) has protein sequence MEQEMNAGVDGARRGTARTKLGLAEMLKGGVIMDVMNAEQARIAERAGACAVMALEKIPADIRVSGGVARMSDPALIEDIMKAVSIPVMAKCRIGHFAEAQILSAVGVDFIDESEVLTVADEENHINKSKFEVPFVCGCRNLGEALRRIAEGASMIRTKGEAGTGNIVEAVRHIRTVNREIGVLCALDEDEVFSFAKQIQAPLSLVEETRRLKRLPVVNFAAGGVATPADAALCMQLGVDGVFVGSGIFKSGCPEKRARAIVEAVTHCRDAPRLAKISKNLGEPMVGLTLDRIERWAGRDTSMSMNLS, from the exons ATGGAGCAAGAAATGAACGCTGGCGTCGacggagcgaggcgcggaaccGCGCGGACGAAGCTCGGCCTCGCAGAAATGCTCAAAGGCGGAGTTATTATGGACGTGATGAACGCCGAGCAAGCTCGCATAGCAGAACGAGCAG GCGCTTGTGCAGTCATGGCGCTGGAGAAGATCCCCGCAGACATCCGCGTCTCGGGAGGCGTCGCACGCATGTCTGATCCCGCGCTCATTGAAGACATCATGAAA GCGGTGTCTATCCCGGTCATGGCCAAGTGCCGCATCGGGCACTttgcggaggcgcagatTCTGTCCGCGGTCGGCGTGGACTTCATCGACGAGAGCGAAGTTTTGACTGTCGCGGACGAGGAGAACCACATCAACAAATCCAAGTTTGAAGTCcccttcgtctgcggctgcaggaaCCTCGGCgaggccctccgccgcaTCGCCGAGGGCGCCTCGATGATCCGCACCAAAG GCGAGGCCGGCACAGGCAACATCGTGGAGGCGGTGCGTCACATTCGCACGGTCAACCGCGAAATCGGCGTGCTCTGTGCcctcgacgaggacgaagtcTTCTCGTTCGCCAAGCAGATCCAagcgcctctgtcgctcgtggaggagacgcgccgcctgaAGAGGCTGCCCGTTGTGAacttcgccgccggcggcgtcgcgacgcccgcagacgcggcgctctgTATGCAGCTGGGCGTCGACGGAGTCTTCGTGGGATCAGGAATCTTCAAGTCGGGTTGCCCCGAaaagcgcgcgcgggccATCGTCGAG GCGGTGACACACTGCCGGGacgctccgcgtctcgcaAAGATCTCGAAGAACCTGGGCGAGCCGATGGTTGGCCTCACGCTGGACCGCATTGAGCGCTGGGCTGGCAGAGACACCT CAATGTCGATGAACCTCTCCTAA
- a CDS encoding putative replication factor C subunit 2 (encoded by transcript BESB_036270), giving the protein MSSPASASSSVGEASASSASSSARRASATQVPWVEKYRPRRVEDMAHQEEPKKMLRRILETGNMPHLLFYGPPGTGKTSAALALVRELFGREEAKNRLLELNASDDRGIKVVREKIKQYTKTNISKGKVNPETGREMPPWKVVILDEADMMTQDAQSALRRIMEAFSRTTRFIIICNYVHKIIDPIFSRCSPHRFEPVARPAQEVRVRHICESEGIRVTPQAVDALLRISQGDLRRAVTLLQSAASIYDEELSEEAILEVAGQPPARVITDLLRACAVSPDEASAEVENVISQGWDVCLILQEMIRQVVLSPQLKDLQKARVVNDIAQKEFAVFQGASPYLQLLSLSLRIHDCLAAA; this is encoded by the exons ATGTCATCCCCGGCCTCTGCTTCATCTTCGGTGGGAGAggcttccgcctcttcggcctcgtccTCAGCTCGGCGGGCCTCAGCCACTCAAGTTCCCTGGGTTGAGAAATA tcgcccgcgtcgcgtaGAGGACATGGCGCACCAGGAGGAGCCCAAGAAAATGCTGAGGCGTATCTTGGAGACCGGCAAC ATGCCGCATCTTCTTTTCTACGGCCCGCCAGGCACGGGGAAGACCTCCGCAGCGTTGGCGCTCGTGCGGGAGTTGTTTGG gcgcgaggaggcgaagaatcGCCTGCTGGAACTTAACGCCTCAGACGACAGAG GCATCAAGGTCGTCCGCGAGAAGATCAAACAGTACACAAAAACAAACATCTCCAAGGGGAAGGTCAACCCGGAAACGGGCAG GGAGATGCCCCCCTGGAAAGTCGTCATTCTTGACGAAGCAGACATGATGACTCAAGACGCTCAGTCCGCGCTCAGACGCATCATGGAGGCCTtctcgcggacgacgcggtTCATCATCATTTGCAACTACGTTCACAA AATTATCGACCCTATTTTCTCGCGTTGCTCCCCACACCGTTTCGAGCCT GTCGCCCGGCCAGCTCAAGAAGTCCGTGTGAGGCACATTTGCGAAAGCGAAGGCATTCGCGTGACGCCCCAAGCGGTcgatgcgctgctgcggatTTCGCAAGGCGACCTCAGGCGCGCGGTGACTCTTCTTCAG TCAGCGGCAAGCATCTACGACGAAGAGCTGAGCGAAGAGGCCATTCTCGAAGTCGCGGGG CAACCTCCCGCGCGCGTCATCACAGACCTCCTTCGGGCCTGTGCGGTCTCTCCTGACGAG gcgagcgcagaggTCGAGAACGTTATCAGTCAGGGCTGGGACGTCTGTCTCATTCTGCAGGAG ATGATTCGCCAAGTCGTTCTGTCCCCGCAGCTCAAGGACCTGCAGAAGGCCCGCGTGGTGAACGACATTGCCCAGAAGGAATTCGCAGTTTTCCAGG GCGCGAGTCCGTACTtgcagctgctgtcgctctctctgagGATACACgactgcctcgcggcggcgtga
- a CDS encoding putative minor histocompatibility antigen h13 (encoded by transcript BESB_036250): MSTTVSSCDPHACERRAFYGCFALLGATLTTSHFIALPVLLQMMIYTFPILYIGSHMSLKQNEIDEITGEKANKSEAMNHTDAMLFPVFGSIALCSLYVAYKFLDASWVNFLLTLYLTAIGVVALAETLHVALMPLFPDWANESRFSFKFCLPHIPVLCPRPDISTPEKRAEYEASCTYSLSYSQICAYLLAGVLAAVWLWKKHWAIHNLLGIAFCIQAISLVSVGNFTVATILLSGLFVYDIFWVFGTDVMVTVAKSFEGPAKLIFPVSLDPWAQSILGLGDIVIPGVFISMCLRFDYWLATAAATLGASASRAAEGTQVKTAAAPVTNIDIHQKFSKFYFWVVVIFYEAGLLTTGVIMLVFRHPQPALLYLVPFCLFSLFGAAALNGQVKEVLAYREDDEDKPAEAKDAAGETTEEKKSK, translated from the exons ATGTCGACGACAGTGTCTTCGTGCGATCCGCacgcctgcgagcgccgcgcgttctacggctgcttcgcgctgctgggGGCGACGCTGACGACTTCTCATTTCATCGCACTCCCTGTCCTCCTCCAGATGATGATTTACACCTTCCCCATCCTCTACATCGGGAGCCACATGTCTCTGAAACAGAACGAAATAGACGAAATCACCGGCGAGAAAGCCAACAAGAGTGAGGCGATGAACCACACCGACGCCATGCTCTTCCCGGTCTTCGGCTCAatcgccctctgcagctt GTACGTTGCATACAAGTTCCTGGACGCCTCGTGGGTGAACTTCTTGCTCACGCTCTATTTGACGGCgatcggcgtcgtcgccctcgcggagacgcttcACGTCGCACTG ATGCCGCTGTTTCCGGACTGGGCGAACGAGTCGCGGTTTTCGTTCAAGTTCTGCCTGCCGCACATTCCCGTGTTGTGCCCGCGCCCCGACATCTCCACGCCTGAGAAGCGCGCCGAGTACGAGGCCTCCTGCACGTACTCACTCTCCTACTCGCAGATCTGCGCGTACCTCCTCGCGGgcgtgctcgccgccgtctggcTGTGGAAGAAGCACTGGGCGATCCACAACCTGTTGGGCATCGCGTTCTGCATCCAG GCCATTAGCCTCGTGAGCGTCGGCAACTTCACCGTCGCGACGATTCTGCTCTCCGGTCTCTTCGTGTACGACATCTTCTGGGTCTTCGGCACCGACGTCATGGTGACCGTCGCCAAG TCCTTCGAGGGTCCGGCCAAGCTGATTTTCCCAGTGAGCCTCGACCCGTGGGCGCAGAGCATTCTCGGCCTTGGCGACATCGTGATCCCCGGCGTCTTCATCTCAATGTGTCTCCGCTTCGATTACTGGCTcgcgactgccgcggcgactctgggggcgagcgcgagccggGCTGCAGAAGGCACGCAGGTGaagaccgccgccgccccggtCACCAACATCGACATCCACCAA AAGTTCAGCAAGTTCTACTTCTGGGTGGTGGTCATCTTCTACGAGGCCGGCCTTCTGACCACCGGTGTGATCATGCTCGTTTTTCGC cacCCTCAGCCGGCTCTCCTGTACCTCGTccccttctgcctcttctctctcttcggcgccgcagcgctcaACGGCCAGGTCAAGGAAGT CCTCGCTTACCgtgaggacgacgaggacaagcctgcggaggccaaagacgccgccggagagacaaccgaggagaagaagagcaaaTAA
- a CDS encoding hypothetical protein (encoded by transcript BESB_036240): MRPSVPRRLLPLLPGAHPASWSSSPIFAAVVARRGPSAGACFESFSSAATRYDAARPPPSWRASRSSRGSWAGSARARAPDASLTSGRLALAEAGPPGLRARAQQGIADFLRCPKDDGVAFFGYRRPLERQSPLTRASDRVMPRAKERERRAFASVSSRPFSSCSLGQAFGVPFVSSEAHTAAPPPAQLQMSLASPSSCLLPLKICVFAAPLSSFSLPVFLVSSLPTCASAGPASCSQVPSSPSSRLASAHFPSSGSGFPFLLSAHGELKAGGISAGCAPLVFSCTFQMLHGARSLYSAHRPLAVSAQPQSPLTCSTFHASSLSVGASLSCSSLERSSQAVAPSQSSILHESPAPSTAKKSSERTLLFFCSPPHPSAASLLPPDRISFVSVARGPQAPEGHVGTGLVQKSVPRRAGSGSREPPSFSLSCEAYLTSYPRSFSGRPACLSSRLSSLASARRGFASQPRAPRLSPSLPSQSSVSSSFSFPLPAPSHCSIACPHGAARVSSGEGSGRRSLKMLPRRRLDASSAAVKASDFPHRAREAREPRRPETGARVLRPPAKSSPRSAASLPQASEAASEAASEAALEAASTPSSSPSPSLVDALSAHPCASCPSRAAPSPSPSASATAAFSAFSPFSFPAAPLACRAPEDFTPPDFAQDCLAAGFWRRPNEEEPQQLFVSFGGAQEPAPQAPGAGLRGDAPAKEAEDAGQRPQAGLAAAIVIGEEGMLPQQLLTRFALQSRKFSLPVPQTRRHRESETAASRAAAANAARALPPPASAPHGPASPSPPLYPATKGSEGPPFRVPPSFAALASLQPSTGRSERPRRPMSVSPRAASSSGSTDAPVGRPASSAAAASPAPPRPFVFSSPPAAASLASSLASWSSDPGPSRSAPLPSPLRVSASPAAEGERERRRRATERSRQEAPGEQKAKPSKRGDPQAQRGPPFDPRAAVSEFIRAVECLVAAACPRSRLSDAELASAVSVASPEQPSSVADPQITKRALKNSPAAEEAKRLQTQLRVFFQAPNEPQPLAELIRFDLDFAVYFSQYFRLLGGLLQMHRLPSRLVDRTLVAALFGALLREGSPPRFEEAVELCRAGFELRLFESAPNHMLRLVERTARQALDGSGSPPPLGAVLQLAELTEKRAFFKRPAVSACDDPSSSAKLLDELYLFFIERLREEISSQNAQLLQRLSSSVVSSSSSRDSRAPPHSPFLSQFSLSSSPSPSSFFVYSSSSSFPLSPVPEATDETEDCTKLLTKAAAILGARRCGDEGESSLRKTRTATWKALFDCIQLHGRWGCLSRSTRSSLLSFGKEEAREEAGASADEARRVSATIQAIARASSSYDFSRAHRALLDEVVASLAQKTPLSSSACAASASNSEGSPEERPPTSPAALRRAPAAFSFSGFFVLTPQFYSADLFLRFLEAVCLSGGGESRAFLQLCGVSFPLFPFALLDQGRRDSQRMHAKRRRLERGAEERGTFARLFQVASFLRALSASAAAPSAAAEPPPSPASGGLSLVSRLRVPTVFLNLHSLAEREKEKEEVALPAELTSVVELVLQHPKCADAVARVFAPEEAEAWVREVLTQFNVLGADVRRVRDRKRGFYFLHLQPRVAASRHALLLIPRCRELLGANLEPLALRADTAVTMPGAFRFLRLLLRRDGWRVSCLFESEWKSRAATEGRGDFGATQGARTRSAEWRRAQTATILERALGAR, from the exons ATGCGTCCTTCTgtgcctcggcgtcttcttcccctgcTCCCTGGCGCGCATCCAGCATCCTGGTCTTCGTCTCCGATCTTTGCCGCGGttgtcgcgcgccgcggaccgtccgcaggcgcttgTTTCGAGTCCTTCAGCTCTGCGGCAACTCGctacgacgcggcgcggccgccacccTCATGGCGGGCGTCCCGGTCTTCGCGGGGGAGTTGGGCTggcagcgcgcgagcgcgtgcaCCAGACGCCAGTTTGACGTCTGGAAGGCTGGCGCTTGCGGAGGCGGGGCCTCcgggcctgcgcgcgcgagcccagCAGGGCATCGCAGACTTTTTGCGGTGCCCGAAAGATGACGGAGTGGCGTTCTTTGGGTACCGGCGACCGCTGGAGCGGCAGAGTCCGCTCACGCGCGCGTCGGATCGGGTGATGCCGCGAGCGAAAgagcgggagaggagggcttttgcctctgtctcttcgcggcctttCTCTTCGTGCTCCCTAGGGCAGGCGTTCGGCGTTCCCTTTGTCTCCTCTGAAGCCCACaccgcggctccgccgcccgctcaGTTGCAGATGTCTctggcgtctccttcttcctgtCTTTTGCCGCTGAAAatctgcgtcttcgcggcgcctctgagTTCGTTTTCTTTGCCTGTCTTTCTCGTTTCCTCGCTGCCCACCTGTGCATCGGCCGGCCCCGCGTCATGCAGCCAGgtgccttcttcgccctcgtcgcggctggcgtctgcgcatTTTCCCTCCTCTGGCTCTGGTTTTCCGTTTTTGTTGTCTGCGCACGGTGAACTGAAGGCCGGTGGGATCTCAgctggctgcgcgcctcttgTTTTTTCGTGCACATTCCAAATGTTGCAcggcgcgcgctctctgtACAGTGCCCATCGGCCCctggctgtctctgcgcagccgcagtcTCCCTTGACTTGTTCCACTTTTCACGCGTCGTCTCTTTCGGTCGGCGCGTCGTTATCCTGCTCGTCCTTAGAGCGATCTTCGCAGGCCGTAGCGCCATCACAGTCCAGCATCCTCCACGAATCTCCTGCTCCCTCAACTGCGAAGAAGTCTTCTGAGCGAACTCTTCTGTTTTTCTGTTCTCCTCCTCATCCTTCGGCCGCCTCCCTGCTTCCTCCAGACCGCATCAGCTTCGTCTCTGTTGCCCGCGGGCCTCAAGCGCCAGAGGGTCACGTCGGGACGGGACTTGTTCAGAAGTCtgtcccgcgccgcgccgggtCTGGGTCTCGAGAGCCTCCgtccttttctctttcttgcGAGGCTTATCTTACTTCTTATCCTCGCTCGTTCAGCGGCCGTCCTGCGTGCCtctcgtctcgcctctcttccctcgcttctgcgcgacgtggcttcgcctcgcagcctcgcgcgccccgtctgtctccttctctcccttctcaGTCTTCcgtctcgtcttctttttcgtttcctctcccggcgccttcgcactGCTCGATTGCGTGCCCCCATGGAGCCGCGCGGGtgagcagcggcgaaggcagcggcaggcggagcCTGAAGAtgctgccgcggaggcgcttggatgcctcgtctgcagccgtGAAAGCGAGCGATTTTCCTcatcgcgcgcgcgaggctcgagAGCCACGGAGAccagagacaggcgcgcgcgtaCTGAGGCCACCTGCGAAGTCTTCGCCTCGCAGtgccgcgtcgcttcctcaGGCTTCAGAGGCGGCTTCGGAGGCGGCTTCAGAGGCGGCTCTAGAGGCGGCTTCaacgccttcttcttctccgtctccctcTTTGGTCGACGCCCTCTCTGCACATCCCTGCGCGTCGTGCCCGTCGCGTGCTGCGCCGAGCCCGTCTCCaagcgcgtccgcgacggccgccttctctgccttctccccCTTCTCGTTTCCTGCGGCGCCCCTCGCTTGCAGGGCTCCAGAGGACTTCACGCCTCCGGATTTCGCGCAGgactgcctcgcggccggTTTTTGGAGGCGCCCCAacgaggaggagccgcagcagcttttcgtctccttcggcggcgcccaagagccagcgccgcaggccccggGCGCGGgactccgcggcgacgcgccggcgaaggaggcggaggacgcggggcagcggccgcaggctggcctcgctgccgccatcGTCATCGGCGAAGAGGGCATGCTGCCTCAGCAGCTCTTgacgcgcttcgcgctcCAGTCGCGGAAGTTCTCGCTTCCCGTCCCGCAAACTCGGCggcacagagagagcgagacggcggcgagccgagcagcagccgcaaacgcggcgcgagccctccctccgccggcctctgcTCCACACGgccccgcgtcgccttcgccgccactGTATCCCGCGACAAAAGGGAGTGAAGGCCCGCCTTTTCGAGTTCCCCCTTcattcgcggcgctcgcgtctctgcagccctCCACTGGCCGTTCGGAGAGACCTCGGCGGCCGATGAGCGTCTCGCCTCGtgccgcttcgtcttcgggGTCGACGGACGCGCCCGTAGGGCGtcctgcctcttctgctgcggctgcctccccggcgcctccgcgtcctttcgttttctcttcgcctccagctgcggcAAGCCTGGCATCGAGCCTCGCCTCTTGGTCCTCCGATCCGGGCCCCTCACGCTCGGCGCCCttgccgtctcctctccgcgtgaGCGCGAGCCCTGCTGCTGAGGGAgaacgcgagcgccgcaggcgggcgacggagCGAAGCCGGCAAGAGGCGCCGGGGGAGCAGAAAGCGAAACCCAGCAAGCGCGGGGATCctcaggcgcagcgcgggccTCCCTTTGATCCTCGGGCTGCCGTCTCCGAGTTCATTCGAGCCGTTGAGTGCCTggtcgctgctgcgtgccCCCGCAGCAGActcagcgacgccgagctcgCTTCTGCGGTGTCTGTTGCCTCGCCTGAGCAGCCATCCTCGGTTGCGGACCCGCAGATTACGAAGCGCGCCCTTAAGAActcgcctgctgctgaggaagcgaagcggcTTCAGACCCAACTCCGCGTATTCTTCCAAGCACCGAACGAGCCTCAGCCGCTCGCCGAG CTCATTCGCTTTGATCTGGATTTCGCTGTTTACTTTTCCCAGTATTTTCGTCTTCTCGGCGGTCTGCTCCAGATGCATCGCCTCCCGAGCCGTCTGGTCGATCGCACCCTCGTGGCGGCGCTCTTCGGCGCACTTCTCAGAGAG GGTTCCCCTCCCCGGTTTGAGGAGGCCGTCGAGCTCTGCAGAGCGGGCTTCGAGCTCCGTCTCTTCGAGTCCGCTCCAAACCACATGCTTCGCCTCGTTGAGCGCACAGCA aggcaggcacTGGACGGGAGCGGcagccctccgccgctcggTGCCGTCCTTCAGCTGGCGGAGTTAACCGAGAAACGGGCATTCTTCAAGCGGCCAGCGGTCTCCGCATGCGACGACCCC AGTTCGAGTGCGAAGCTTCTCGACGAGCTGTACCTCTTTTTCATCGAGCGCTTGAGAGAAGAAATCTCGTCGCAAAATGCTCAACTGCTCCagcgtctctcctcttctgtcgtttcgtcgtcttcttccagGGATTCTCGCGCTCCCCCGCATAGCCCTTTTTTGTCgcagttttctctctcttcttctccttctccctcgtctttTTTTGTTTATTCTTCATCGTCATCTTTTCCGCTTTCCCCTGTCCCGGAGGCCACAGACGAAACTGAAGACTGCACCAAGCTCTtgacgaaggccgccgccatCCTTGGCGCCCGCCGATGCGGAGATGAAGGCGAGTCTTCCTTGCGAAAAACAAGGACTG CGACCTGGAAAGCGCTCTTTGACTGCATCCAACTCCACGGCCGCTGGGGCTGCCTTTCGCGCTCTACGCGTTCTTCGCTCCTCTCGTTTggcaaagaggaggcgcgtgaggaagcaggcgcttctgcggACGAAGccaggcgcgtctccgcgacgATCCAAGCTattgcgcgcgcctcgtcgtcctacgacttctcgcgcgctcaccgcgcgctgctggacgAG gtggtcgcgtctctcgcgcagaAGACCCCGCTAtcctcctctgcatgcgccgcatcTGCCTCCAATTCGGAGGGCTCGCCAGAAGAAAGGCCGCCgacttcgcctgcggcgctccgacgcgcgccagcggcgttCTCTTTTTCAGGTTTTTTCGTCTTGACGCCTCAGTTTTACTCCGCCGATCTGTTTCTGCGCTTCCTAGAGGCCGTGTGCCTCTCAGGCGGGGGTGAGAGCCGCGCCTTTCTGCAGCTCTGCGGCGTGAGCTTTCCGCTCTTCCCCTTCGCGCTTCTCGAccaaggccgccgcgactctcagcgcatgcacgcgaagcggcggcgcctcgaacgcggcgcagaggaacgcGGCACCTTCGCCAGGCTCTTCCAG GTCGCGTCGTTCCTGAGAGCCCTCTCTGcctcagccgctgcgccgtctgcggctgcggaaccgccgccgtcgcccgcgtcgggcGGGCTCTCGCTCgtgtcgcggctgcgcgtgccCACCGTGTTTCTTAACCTCCATTCGCTGGCTGAgagggaaaaagagaaggaggaagtcGCGCTCCCCGCCGAACTCACAAGCGTCGTTGAGCTGGTGCTGCAGCATCCCAAgtgcgcagacgccgtcgcgcgcgtcttcgcccccGAAGAGGCTGAAGCCTGGGTGCGAGAAGTCCTGACGCAGTTCAACGT ACTCGGCGCCGACGtgcggcgcgtgcgagaTCGCAAGCGGGGCTTTTACTTCCTGCATCttcagccgcgcgtcgcggcgtctcgacacgcgcttctgctcattccgcgctgccgcgagctgctgggAGCGAACCTGGAGcctctcgccctgcgcgccgacACCGCGGTGACGATGCCTGGCGCCTTCcggtttctgcgtctgctcctGCGACGCGACGGAtggcgcgtctcctgcctGTTTGAGTCGGAATGGAAGAGTCGCGCCGCAACCgagggccgcggagactTCGGGGCAACGCAAGGAGCGAGAACCCGCTCCGCGGAATGGAGACGAGCGCAAACAGCGACGATTCTG GAGAGAGCGCTCGGAGCGCGCTGA